A part of Arcobacter sp. F2176 genomic DNA contains:
- a CDS encoding site-specific integrase produces the protein MSNSILSKSIKTSYKGIYKKETKKGICYIARYTVNKKTKTQIVGYEHEGGVTEYEAYKMKIQLSSSSSLIEALETNYDQKYDIPTLFKKFTAFRAPYLAKNTISNYNSIYNKYISIDFKYKDIRSVTRNDLQLYANKLLTYLRPATVEKIIYALKKFYIYLQDNGIYKYNMASSIMMPKYDNKKYFSITKKDVKRLIHYIMNINNQTYKTLYCMLLHGRRINELLQLKWIDIDFASGIYHLNYKNTKTKKNQYYYLEDFQINELKKLRNLHLDSIYVFENQNTKLPLTYTSFFRIHKRLRKELNMIDFNIHSIRHMTAFLLINNGYSLEITAKILGHQSIQSTSRYAVLEMNKAKNAYSKTFKQLIKI, from the coding sequence ATGAGTAATTCTATCTTATCAAAAAGTATCAAGACAAGTTATAAAGGAATTTATAAAAAAGAGACAAAAAAAGGTATATGTTATATTGCAAGATATACTGTTAATAAAAAAACAAAAACACAAATAGTAGGATACGAACATGAGGGGGGGGTAACAGAATATGAAGCATACAAAATGAAAATTCAATTATCTTCATCCTCAAGCCTAATAGAAGCCTTAGAGACAAATTATGACCAAAAATATGATATTCCAACATTATTTAAAAAATTTACTGCATTTAGAGCACCTTATTTAGCAAAAAACACTATTTCAAATTATAACTCAATCTATAATAAATATATCAGTATTGATTTTAAATACAAAGATATTAGAAGTGTTACAAGAAATGACTTGCAGTTATATGCAAATAAGTTATTAACCTATTTAAGACCTGCAACAGTAGAAAAAATAATATATGCACTCAAAAAATTTTATATATATCTACAAGATAATGGCATCTACAAATATAATATGGCATCTTCCATAATGATGCCAAAATATGATAATAAAAAATATTTTTCAATTACAAAAAAAGACGTTAAAAGACTAATTCATTATATTATGAATATAAATAATCAGACTTATAAAACATTGTACTGTATGCTATTACATGGTAGAAGAATTAATGAATTATTACAACTAAAATGGATAGATATAGATTTTGCAAGTGGAATCTATCATTTAAATTATAAGAATACCAAAACTAAAAAAAATCAATATTATTATTTAGAAGATTTTCAAATAAATGAATTAAAAAAACTAAGAAATTTACACTTAGATTCTATATATGTATTTGAAAATCAAAATACTAAGCTACCATTAACATATACTTCATTTTTCAGAATTCACAAAAGACTTAGAAAAGAATTAAATATGATAGATTTTAATATACATTCAATAAGACATATGACTGCTTTTTTATTAATAAATAATGGATATTCATTAGAAATTACAGCAAAGATACTCGGACACCAATCTATTCAAAGTACGAGTAGATATGCTGTTCTTGAAATGAATAAAGCAAAAAATGCATATTCTAAAACATTTAAGCAATTAATTAAAATTTAA